The genomic region CATCCTGGCCTACGCGCGGGAGCTGGCGGCCAGCGAGGGATGCGACCGGGACACCGTGGTGCGGGTCGACGAGGAGGTGCGGCGCGAAGCGGACGCCGCGGCACAGTTCGCGCTCACGAGCCCGCTGCCTCCGCCCGAGGCGGCGGTCCGGTACGCATACGCGGGAAGGGGTGAATAGCCATGGCGCGCGAGATGACCCTGGGAGAGGCTTTGGTCGAGGCATTGGCCGAAGCCATGGAGCAGGATCGCCGGGTGGTGCTCATCGGCGGCGGGCTGGTGAGCTCGGGGCCGGCGGCGGAGCGCTTCCGCTCGGTGCGCGAGCGGCACGGCAAACGCATCAAGTCCCCGCCCATCGCCGAGCTGGGCTACTGCGGCATCGCCGCGGGCGCGGCCATGGCCGGGTTGCGGCCGCTGGTGGACATCGGCACCGCGACCTTCTCGTACGAGGCGATCCCGCAGATCAACAACGAGGCGGCCATCGCCTACTCCAACTCCGGCGGCCAGACGAACGCTCCGGTCACCTATTTCATGCGCTACGGCATCCGCGGCGGCGGCGGCGTGCAACACTCGGGCAGCCCTCAGCCCTGGTACTGGAACACCCCGGGCCTGCAGGTGGCCATGCCCGCCACCCCGGCGGACGCCAAGGGTTTGCTGCGGACCGCGTTGCTGAAGAGCCAGGACCCCACCATCTTCATGGCCCACGAGCGGCTGCTGGGCGAGCGCGGCCCGGTGCCCGACGGCGAGCACGACACCGATTTCGGCAAGGCAACGGTGGCCCGGGAAGGCAGCGACGTCACCATCGTGGCCACGGGCGTGCAGGTGCCTCGGGCGATGGCGGCCGCCGAGACCCTGGCTAAGGACAACATCTCCGCCGAGGTGGTGGACCCGCGGACACTGGAGCCGCTGGACACCGACACCCTGTTGGCGTCGGTGCGGAAGACCGGCCGGCTGGTGGTCACCGACGAGAGCCACGACAACTGCGGCGTGGCCGCGAATATCGCCGCGCTGATGGCCGACCTGGCCTTCGACAGCCTGAGGGCCCCCATCAAGCGGGTCGCGATCCCCCACGTGCCCATCCCCTTCGCGGCGCCGCTGGAGGACCACGTGACGCCCACCGCCGAACGCATCGTGGAGACCACCCGGGCGATCATCGGGTGACGGCTCAATCAGGACGTCCTTCGACTTCGCGCCGCTGACGCGGCACTACGCCTGTCCTGAGCTTGACGAAGGGCTCAGGAGGAACGGTCGTGGAGTTTCCCTACTCCGCTTCCCGATACTCCCGGGCGAACTCGCACAGGCGCTCAACGCACAGATCGAACAGTTCGCCGCCCTTTTTGGCGCTGGCGAGATTGGGGTCGCCCATCACGCCCGACGGCGACAGATCCTCGCGCGGCGTCTGGACGTAGCCGCCCACCTTGCTGACGAACGCCGGCGTCTGCGGCCCGAGATGCGTCACCAGGCTGCCCTGCGCACACAGTTCCTCGCGCAGGTGCAGGTTCATGGAGGTTTCCACCGCCCCGGCGTGGCCCACGCGGGCGCCGGGCATCTTCTCGTCGGGGAACAACCGGCCCATGTCCTTGTCCACCAACCCGAACCAGTTCAGCACCACGACGCGGATCCCCTCCTCGTCCTGGAGCGCCGCCACGGTCGACCGCGACAGCGCCACCTGACCGCCGTGGCCGTTCAGCAGCGCGATGCGGGTGAAGCCGTGCCGGTGCACCGAGCGCACGATCTCGCGGATCAGCGCCATCCAGGTGGCCGCCGTGAGGCTGATGCTGCCGGGAAAGTTCTTGTTGCTCGGCGTGAAGCCGAAAGGCACCGTCGGCCCCACCAGGATCTCCGGATCCCGCCGGGCGGCCGCCCGCGCGATCTCCTGCGAAATGAACGCGTCGGTATCCAGCGGCAGGTGATGTCCGTGCTGCTCGATCACCCCGACGGGGACGATCACCACGCACCCCTTCTCCGCGCATTCCTTGATCCGCGGCCAGCTCAGCTCTTGCCAAATGGGCATCGTGTCCTCCTGACGGTTGACGGCGCTTCCCGCCGATCGGCATTGAGACCGCGTTACGACTTCCTTGCTGTGCCCCGGCGGCGCGAGCTTTCCGGCATCGGAGCATCCGCTCCCGCGGACTGGCCGGTGACCCAGTCCATCATCAAACGCTTGATCTGAGTCTGATAGGGTACGTCGTGCAGGCTCGCCTTGGCCTTGAACGCCTCCAGCAGGTTCTCCGGCACTCTCAAGCTGATGGAGCGACTCTCCTTGCGGACCGTCGGCGAATACAGTCTCCGATAAGCGTCCAGAAACCGGAGGATGTCCGCCGGCTTCATCCGCTTGCACTGCTCCAGGTACTCCTTCGAGAAATACTGAACGGGTCTCGCGGACCGATGTTCATCGACCCACCAATGTCCCTCTTGGTCGGACTCGCCGGTACTTTTCTTCTTCATCCGCAGCTACTCCCTCAATCCAGCACGAACACGCATTTGCCGGTGGTGGCGCTGTCGAAGACGTGGAACGCTTCCTCGGCGTCGTCGAGGGCGAAGCGGTGCGTGACCAGGTCGTCCACCGGGACGTCCTCCTCCACCATGAAGCGGCAGATCTCGATCAGCTCGGACTTGTTGAAGGTCCACGAGCCGATGATGGTGGCCACCTTGAAGATGACGTCGTCGCGGAAGTTGATGGTGGAAGGCGCGCCCATGCCCACGTAGCAGCAGCGCCCGAAGGTGCGCATGGCCTTGAGGATCTGGCTGCGGCATTCCGGGTTGCCGGAGGTCTCCAGCGCCGCCGTGGACCCCAGGCCGCCGGTCAGCTCCTTGATGGCTTCCACCGGGTCGGTGTCCTTGGCGTTGATGACGTGGTCCGCGCCGTAGCGGCGCGCCAGCTCCAGCCGTTCCGGCACCACGTCGACGGCGATGACCTTGGCCCCCATGTACTTCGCACACATGGTCCCGCTCAGGCCCACCGGCCCCTGGCCGAAGATCGACACCACGTCGCCGCCGGCGATGTGGATCTTCTTGAGGCCGTTCCAGGCCGTGCCGGTGCCGCAGGAGATGGCCGCGCCGGCCTCGAAGGACAGTTCCTCGGGGAGATGGATGAGCAAGCGTGACGGCACCAGGATGTAGTCCGCGTTGGCGCCGTGGGCGTCCACGCCGCCGAAGGTCACGTGGCCGTGGGGACAAGCCTGCTCGAATCCCATCGAGCAGATCTCGCAGATGCCGCAGCCCTCGTAGTGGTGCACCACCACCCGGTCGCCCACCGCCAGCCCGGCCGGGGCGCCGGCGCCCAACTCCGCGATGACGCCGCAAGGCTCGTGGCCGGTGATGGCGTCGATGGCCACGGTACCACGGTACCGGTGAAGATCGGTGCCGCACATGCCCGAGGCGCGGATCTTCACCACAGCCTGGCCGGGTCCCGCATGGGGGTCCGGGAACTCACGTATCTCGCACTCTCGGTTGCCGTTGAACATCACGCCGCGCATGGTCGTTCTCCTGTCTCAAGAAATTTCTCTACGGCCCGTAACACGGGGTCGGGCGGCAAGGCAACCGCGCGCCGCCGGGAGCGGCTGTTTCCGTTTCGCCGTTTGTGCTAATGGCAGGAGGGTCGCTTGCTCCATTGTTGAAGACAGGAGGATCGCCCCATGGATTTCGTGAATCTCGCGGAGAAGGCGGACAAGGAACAACGCTTCACGCGGCTCTACGGGACGGACAAGTTCTGCACCTGGATGCTCCACTTCAAGCCCGGTGACCACACGGACATGCACTTCCACACCGAGCCGGAGAGCTTTCTCGTGGTGGAGGGCAAGGCCGGCGTGAAAGACATCCACGGCGGCGAGCGCATCGCCGAGCAGGGCGAGGTGGTGTTCTTCGACGCCAAGGAATACTACCAGATCACCAACGTTGGCACGGGCCGCCTGCTCCTCTACGGCAACCGCCCCGAACCCTTCGGCGGCGTCCACGTCACCGCGAAATAGCCGCCGTGTGCCGTCGGCGCGTGGCCCTGGGCACCGCACGGAGGGGTCGGATCTTGGGCTGGCAATCAGCTTGAATTCATGAGGATTTCCCGCTGTTTCCGGAGAAGGACGGATGGCGAACGAAACTGAATCTGCAGAACGGCAGTATCTCGTCGGCTCGGTCTGGCCCACCAACCGGACCGGCGTGCTCGGCGACACGGAACTGGACCCGAAGCTGCCGCCGAGCGTCCGCTTCGTGCACCTGAGCATGGAGTTCACCCAAGGCACCCAGGACGAGTTCCGGGCGGCCATGCCGGGCTACGAGGCAAAGGCGGCGGAACTGGCGGCGCTCAAGCCGGACCTCATCCGGGTCATCGGCGCGCCGCCGTTCATGCTCCTGGGCTACGAGGGAGAGAGCGCCACCCTCCGTTCCTGGGAAGAGCGCTACGGCGTTCCGATGCTCACCTCGGGAATGAACCACGTATGCGCGTTCCGCACCCTGGGTGTGCGGCGCATCGTGGGCGCGAGTTACTTCCCCGAGCACCTGAACGACCTGTTCCGCCGGTACCTCACCGACGCCGGCTTCGAGATGCTGGGCATGGAGGGAATCGACGTGCCTTTCGCCGACGTCCCCAAGGTACCGGGCTCGGAACTCCGCCGGCAGCTCACGGCGATGTTCGCCCGGAATCCGGGGGGCGAATGCCTCTACATGCTGGGGTCGGCGTGGAAAGCCCTCGACATCATCGAGCCGCTGGAGGCGGACCTGGGCGTGCCCGTGGTCTACGCCCCACCGGCGCGCTGCTGGGAGACGCAGATGCGCCTGGGCGTGCGCCAGCCGATTCCGGGATACGGACGGCTGCTGGCCGAGATGCCGGACCCGGTTTGATCTCGCGAGCCACCGCCTAATCTGCTACAGACTGGAAACCCTGCGGAGGTCGCAGGCTCACGCACACCTACAGGGAGGAAGCGAAATGTCTCTTAGACTCATCGTCACCATCAACGCCGTCGAGGGAAAAGGCGCGGAACTGGCCGGCGCCTATCGGGGCCG from Deltaproteobacteria bacterium harbors:
- a CDS encoding alpha-ketoacid dehydrogenase subunit beta, with translation MAREMTLGEALVEALAEAMEQDRRVVLIGGGLVSSGPAAERFRSVRERHGKRIKSPPIAELGYCGIAAGAAMAGLRPLVDIGTATFSYEAIPQINNEAAIAYSNSGGQTNAPVTYFMRYGIRGGGGVQHSGSPQPWYWNTPGLQVAMPATPADAKGLLRTALLKSQDPTIFMAHERLLGERGPVPDGEHDTDFGKATVAREGSDVTIVATGVQVPRAMAAAETLAKDNISAEVVDPRTLEPLDTDTLLASVRKTGRLVVTDESHDNCGVAANIAALMADLAFDSLRAPIKRVAIPHVPIPFAAPLEDHVTPTAERIVETTRAIIG
- a CDS encoding creatininase family protein codes for the protein MPIWQELSWPRIKECAEKGCVVIVPVGVIEQHGHHLPLDTDAFISQEIARAAARRDPEILVGPTVPFGFTPSNKNFPGSISLTAATWMALIREIVRSVHRHGFTRIALLNGHGGQVALSRSTVAALQDEEGIRVVVLNWFGLVDKDMGRLFPDEKMPGARVGHAGAVETSMNLHLREELCAQGSLVTHLGPQTPAFVSKVGGYVQTPREDLSPSGVMGDPNLASAKKGGELFDLCVERLCEFAREYREAE
- a CDS encoding CopG family antitoxin, whose product is MKKKSTGESDQEGHWWVDEHRSARPVQYFSKEYLEQCKRMKPADILRFLDAYRRLYSPTVRKESRSISLRVPENLLEAFKAKASLHDVPYQTQIKRLMMDWVTGQSAGADAPMPESSRRRGTARKS
- a CDS encoding zinc-binding dehydrogenase, whose translation is MRGVMFNGNRECEIREFPDPHAGPGQAVVKIRASGMCGTDLHRYRGTVAIDAITGHEPCGVIAELGAGAPAGLAVGDRVVVHHYEGCGICEICSMGFEQACPHGHVTFGGVDAHGANADYILVPSRLLIHLPEELSFEAGAAISCGTGTAWNGLKKIHIAGGDVVSIFGQGPVGLSGTMCAKYMGAKVIAVDVVPERLELARRYGADHVINAKDTDPVEAIKELTGGLGSTAALETSGNPECRSQILKAMRTFGRCCYVGMGAPSTINFRDDVIFKVATIIGSWTFNKSELIEICRFMVEEDVPVDDLVTHRFALDDAEEAFHVFDSATTGKCVFVLD
- a CDS encoding cupin domain-containing protein — protein: MDFVNLAEKADKEQRFTRLYGTDKFCTWMLHFKPGDHTDMHFHTEPESFLVVEGKAGVKDIHGGERIAEQGEVVFFDAKEYYQITNVGTGRLLLYGNRPEPFGGVHVTAK